The Anolis carolinensis isolate JA03-04 chromosome 2, rAnoCar3.1.pri, whole genome shotgun sequence genome has a window encoding:
- the irf1 gene encoding interferon regulatory factor 1: MPQARLRMRPWLEKQINSNRFDGLVWLNKEQKLFQIPWKHAAKHGWDLEKDASLFKSWAIHTGRYKEGDVQPDPKTWKANFRCAMNSLPDIEEVKDKSISKGSSAVRVYRMLETSAKTQKKEKKSKSLRAKSVKRSVEEDIKEEETVEATNSIQLPDDHSGYVLSSYSSPEMEVGSTLDLATCDLTNTDWRTHSMEMQLPDSTNDIYPLQVSPIPSSSDVTDEDDDHFPQEFYPQLFNNSNWHQTCVGEKGFLLNETGMQNLSFDFTFQDPDAAIDATNTELLQIEFSMLDSLRLTAVPC; this comes from the exons ATGCCACAAGCAAGATTGCGCATGAGACCTTGGCTGGAGAAACAAATCAATTCGAATAGATTTGATGGACTTGTGTGGCTTAATAAG GAGCAGAAGTTGTTCCAGATCCCATGGAAACATGCAGCTAAGCATGGTTGGGACTTGGAGAAAGATGCTTCCCTTTTCAAAAGTTGGGCCATCCATACTG GGAGATACAAAGAAGGTGATGTTCAGCCAGACCCTAAAACATGGAAAGCAAATTTCCGCTGTGCCATGAATTCATTGCCTGATATTGAAGAGGTGAAGGACAAAAGTATTAGCAAAGGTTCCAGTGCTGTTCGTGTTTACAGGATGCTGGAAACCTCAGCTAAAACACAGAAAAAAG AAAAGAAGTCAAAGTCCCTAAGAGCCAAAAGTGTAAAAAGG tcaGTGGAAGAAGATATCAAGGAGGAAGAGACAGTTGAAGCAACAAACAGCATCCAGCTACCAGATGATCACAGTGGTTATGTTCTTTCCAGTTACTCATCACCAGAAATGGAAGTGGGGAGCACATTAG ATCTTGCTACATGTGACTTAACCAATACTGACTGGAGGACTCACTCAATGGAGATGCAGTTACCTGACAGCACAAATGACATCTACCCACTTCAAGTGTCACCTATTCCATCCTCCTCTGATG TAACTGATGAAGATGACGACCACTTTCCTCAAGAGTTTTACCCG CAACTCTTTAACAACTCCAATTGGCACCAGACATGTGTTGGAGAGAAAGGATTCCTACTTAATGAAACTGGCATGCAAAACCTATCCTTTGATTTTACTTTTCAAGACCCAGATGCTGCCATCGATGCAACAAACACAG aaTTACTTCAGATTGAGTTTTCCATGTTGGATTCACTACGACTTACCGCCGTACCTTGTTAG